The following nucleotide sequence is from Peribacillus sp. ACCC06369.
CCAATCCCTTCAAAAAGGCCAGTGCCCGCATCTTATGAAATGCTCTGAATGCGGACATGATGAAGTGGTATTGGTCCAGGAATAGATTTGACCCTTATTTAATATTTGAATAAATGAAAAAAAGACCCATTCATGAACGGGTCTTTTTACGTTTAATTGGCAGATAACTTCATGCTTTCCTGCATTTGTTCGTCCTCTTCAACTAAAATGCGATGTTCGGTCCCTTTATCAAAAAAGTGTGCTTTATTCATGTCAAGGGCTAGTTTGATGTTCTCGCCTGCCTGGATAATATTCTTGGCATCTACCCGTGCGACGAAGTCCTGCCCCTCTAATGTGGAGTAAAGCATGATCTCCGCGCCCATGAGTTCGGCTACATCAATTTGGGTTGTGAATATACTGTTGGGGGACTCCGTGAAGCAATCTCCTTCGTTATGGAAATCCTCCGGACGGATGCCAAAGATCATTTCTTTTCCGACATATCCTTGATCACGCAGCATTCTCATCTTCAATTCTGGTATTTCAAAGGTTTGTTCACCAATTTTAAACATGCCTTCTTTTAATGTTCCGGTAAAGAAGTTCATGGCAGGCGATCCGATGAAGCCGCCGACGAAAACGTTTATGGGTTTCTCGTAAACGTCTTTTGGGGCACCGACCTGTTGGATGATACCATCTTTCATTACGACAAGACGTGTCGCCATGGTCATTGCCTCTGTTTGGTCATGTGTGACATATATCGTTGTGGTGTCCAGACGTTTATGTAGCTTTGCGATTTCAGCACGCATTTGAACCCGCAGCTTTGCGTCGAGATTGGATAATGGCTCATCCATCAAAAATACTTTTGCGTCCCTTACAATTGCACGGCCTAGTGCCACACGCTGGCGCTGACCACCTGAAAGGGCTTTCGGTTTTCTATTTAGCAGCTCTTCAAGTCCGAGGATCCTTGCAGCTTCATTGACCCTTTGCTTGATCTCCGCTTTTGGCGTTTTCCGGAGCTTTAATCCAAATGCCATATTGTCATAGACGGACATATGTGGATATAAGGCATAGTTCTGGAAAACCATCGCAATATCACGATCTTTAGGGGGGACATCATTGACTCGTTTGCCGTCTATAAATAAATCCCCTTGGGAAATGTCTTCCAGTCCGGCAATCATCCGTAAAGTCGTCGATTTGCCGCAGCCTGAAGGTCCCACAAAAACTATGAATTCCTTATCGGCAACACGAAGGTTGAAGTCTTTAACAGCTGTCACCTTTTTATCATAAATCTTGAATATATGATCCAATACTAACTCTGCCATGAAAAATCCCCCTTTTAAACTATTGATTACTTGTACTAATTAAATATAGTCTAAGCTATCAGTTTAGAAAAAAGTATGGGCACATTGCACAAAAAAGGATGAAAACCCCTGTTTGTAATGAAAATTAATCATTCAGTAAAAGAATCAAGTACGCAGTCAAGGCGTGACGAAAGTTCCTAATATCGAGACCAGTTCTTTCAGAGAATCTATCTATCCGGTATTGTAAGCTGTTCCGATGTATATAAAGCTGTTTGGCGGCATAGGTGGCATTGGAATTACATTCGATATACGTTTTGATCGTTTTGATAAGTTCAGTATCCTGCTTGGTCTTGCCGAGAATCTCATTGATATACCACTTTGCATTCGTAACGGAAAGGTCATTTATTAATGAGTGGGGGATGATGTCTGCTAAATCAGCCACCTTTAGATCCGGCAGATGCACTTGTGCCAAATAAAAACATTTTTTCTCCTGGTTCCTGTGATGATGAAGGTCTTGATTTACAGGGTGAAAGCGCCCGGTGAACATACGTGTCTTTACATAAAAGTCACTTTCAAGCGTGGAAGAAATGGCGATTAGTTCTTTATTTGATAAAGGTCCATCCTTGTCCGTTTCAATCAAGATTCCTGACGTTTCATTTTCCCAGACCAATGCTGCATCAGATGGAACGAAAGCGAGGAAGGCGTCTTCAAAATCGGAGTTGGAAAAATCTGCATGAGTCAGCTTGAAATGAATGAATCGAACATTCTCCCAGCTTGTTAAGGGCAATGGTGCATTCGGTTCGGATAAAAAAGTTTTCCATGATACGTCTTGATACGTATTTGGGTTATTTGGGTTTATGCAAGGAGCAAATAGCAGTTCCAATAAACTGATTTCTTCTGCGGTGATTTCTGAACGGGGAATCCCAAGTATACTTCTAGAGTCTTCGAACCAAACATATTCAGAAATTTCATCAGTATCCATTTTATTGGTAATAGCATTCGGGAATTTTTGTTTAAGATTTTCAAGCATCGTCTCCACCTTCTTTCTTCATATCCATATCATTATAGCGAAAAAGAATAAAGTGCAAAAGATTAAGAATATTACTAGTTTTTAAGAAAAACGACATGACAAGGTCAAATCATTCCGGTAAACGGAAATTCATGGTTAAAAGCGAGTTGGAATAAAAGTTGGAATTATTGTTAATTTTAGGAAAGGGTTTTGCGTATGCTTTATGGAATATCGTTTAAGAGGAGGCGATTGTATGAACATTTTAATATTGGGTGGTACACGGTTTATAGGCCGGTATTTAGTTAAAGCTGCGATTGAGAAAGGGCATGATGTCACACTTTTTAATCGTGGAAGCAACCCTGATGTTTTTGGCGAAATCGAACAATTAAGAGGGGACCGCGACGGGGATCTGGAAATGTTGAAGGAAAGACATTGGGATGCAGTCATTGACACATCGGGTTTTATCCCTCGAACTGTAGAGAAATCTTGCAGATTACTGAATCAGGTTAAACATTATACATATATTTCAAGCTGCTCAGTTTATAAGGATCCTAGCAAACCAGGCATTGATGAAAATGGAGCGGTTCATATACTAAATGATGCAAAAGTAGAAGAAATCACCCGTGGAACGGCTGGACCGATATACGGGGAATATTATGGTCCGCTAAAATCATTGAGCGAAAAAGCAGCTGAAAAAGAACTGCCGGGGAAAGTCTTGTCAATTCGTGCTGGCCAAATAGTAGGTCCTTATGATTACACTGACCGTTTGCCATACTGGCTTAAGAGAATAGCGGAAGGGGGAGAAGTTTTATCCCCGGGACGCCCTGGCCGTCCAATCCAATTTATCGATGCAAGGGACTTAGCTCAATGGATCATACAAATGATAGAAAAAGGTATGACAGGTGCATATAACGCCGTGGGACCGGATTACACTCTAACTATGGGTCGTTTACTTGAAGACTGTAAAAAGGTGACAAGAAGCAATGCTGCCTTTACATGGGTATCTGAAAAGTTCTTGATGGACAATAAAGTCGAGCCGTGGGGAGAGATGCCTTTATGGATACCGGAAGAGTTCCCTTTTCCAGGAGCCAAGGAACCTTTGAATGGATTTTTGGCTTTTGATAACAATAAAGCCATCAATAATGGACTAACATTCCGTCCGCTTTCTGAAACACTCGAAGATATTTGGGATTGGGAAAAGAATCGACCAGAGTCAGCTGATAGAAAAGCTGGTATCCACAGACAACATGAAAGTGATCTCCTTCGATTATGGAAACAGACAGTCTGATGAAAACTTCTTTTATTAGACTGAAGGATTGGCACCACATTTTGTTTAATAATAGGTACATAGAGAAAAGGGTGATTTGAAACAAGCAATGTTATGATTTGATTCCTTAATGTATTAAAAAACGATGGGGAAAAACCCCATCGTTTTTTCAGTCCATGGATGTGCTTGCGTGGGTTGTGAGGACTTCAAGGTTTTCCATGGCTGCTGTCACTTTTTCCCGGTTAATATCAGGGAAAAGAAGATGGATGCCTTCCTCTTCTTTGACAGAGTGGGCTGCAATCTCTTGAAGTTCCGCCCTATGTTCAACCGTCAGACCAATATCAAACAATGTCATAGGCAGTTTAAGCACCTGGTAGAATGGAATTAATTGTTTGATTTCTGAGAATTTCCCTTCCAACATAAGCTGGACTAAAATGCCATATGCCACTTTTTCCCCGTGAAGTAAATGATGCGTTTGCGTGATGGAAGTCATGCCATTATGAATGGAGTGGGCACCGGCAATGCGCAGGTACTGGTCACCAAAGCCGCCAACTAGACCACTGGTGATGATGTTCGTTTCAATTACACGCTTTAGTGAGTCTGTCCATTTGCCCTTTTCCAAATCCGCTAGGGCTTCCTCGCCATATGTCAATAAAACTTCCTGACATTGCCTTGCGGCCATATGTGCCAATTCAATACAAACGGACTTTGTGGCAAGTTTTTCGACCAATGCATTGCCCTCATACCATTTCGCCAATGTATCGCCGATTCCTGCCCGTAAAAAGCCAATAGGCGAATCCAATAGAATTCCCGGTTCGATAAATAACATCCAAGCGCTTTTTTCATGAATATCATAGCGGACATAGGAACCATTATCATCATAAATGACACTTAACGGTGTCCAGGCAGCGCAGGTGGAAGCCAGGGTTGGTATGAGGATGATTTCCTTTTGAAGCGAGTTTCCGGCCGATTTGGCGAGGTCGAGCAGCTTACCGCCTCCAATGCCGATTAATGCATCCACACCTTGTTCAAGAGCTGACTTCTTGACGCGTTCAATTTCCGGGTCACTGCATTCCCCGTCGTATGTGAAAAAGATCGTCTCAATATTTTCGAAAGAAGGAAAAAATGGTTCTGCAACTTTCCATGATTTTCTTCCATGAATAACGAGCACTTTACGAATGTTCGCTTTACTCAGTTTTGCTTCCAGTGTTTCAAGGACATTAGCTTTACAGGCATAATAGGCTGGGCCGCTGCGGACTTCCAGTAGGGTATTCATATTCGTTCTCCTTAATGTAAAGGCCTGTTTCCCTGAAAAGGGAAAGCAGGCCTCGATTATTTGATCATTTCATCCAATCTGGTTTTCCGAATCCGGCAAAATTGCTATCGATCACTTTTTCAAACTGGGCGGATTCCACTACTGATTTAATATCTTTGGCAAATTGAGCGTCTACATCTTTTGTATTCACTGCAACAACGTTTCGATACATATCTGGCATCTTTTCTAAAACAAGGGCATCCTGGAGGTCCATTTTCGCTGCGAGAGCGAAATTACCAGGGACAGCTGATAGGTCAACACTGTCTGTTGCGCGGGGCAATTGAGCGGATTCCAATGGCTTGAATTGGATGTTTTTTGGATTTTCCGTTACATCCTTTTCAGATATTTTTAAAGGGTCGACATCTGGGTCAACCTCAATCAATTTTTCATCCACCAGCACTTTAAGTGCACGTGCAAGGTTAACCGGATCATTTGGCAATGCAAGGGATGTACCGTCTTTAATTTCTTTCAACGATTTATATTTGTTCGAGTATATGCCCATTGGTGCTGTTGGAACTATGATAAGGTCGGAAAGCGTTAGATCATTTTCTTTAGCGAAGTTATCCATGTACACTTTATGCTGGAATAGGTTGGCGTCGATCGAGTTGTTGCCAAGCGACTTATTCGGCTGGATATAGTCGGTGAACTCTACGATCTCTATTTTGTAACCGAGATCTTCCAGACCTGGCTGGATTGCTTCTTTAACCATATCGGCGTATGGCCCGGTAGTCGCCCCGATCTTCAATTCTTTTTTGTCTTCAGTTTTTGGGGATGCATCATCGCTTCCGCAAGCTGCCAAGCCAAGGGCAAGTGCACAGACTGATAATAACGAAGCTATCTTCTTCATTTGAAATTCCTCCTGAAATATATGTATTGAATCATTGGAAAAATGACTGATTCTATCGTTTGTTAACTAAGTATGAGGCTTTGTCACCAACCATTTGAATGATTTGTACAAGGCAGATCAACACGACGATCGTCGTGATCATGACCGTGTTGTCATAACGGTAATAACCGTACCTGATGGCCAGGTCACCAATTCCCCCTCCGCCGATTGTCCCTGCCATTGCTGAGTAACCGATCAGTGAAATGGTCGTTAATGTCAGCCCCTGAATGATTCCCGGTTTTGCCTCCGGAAGAAGTACATCCTTGATGATCATCCATGGAGTGGCCCCCACGGCAATTGCAGCTTCAATCACTCCTTTGTCTATTTCACGTAATGCCGATTCCACGATCCTTGCAAAAAAAGGTATCGCGGATACGGACAGGGAAACAGAAGCCGCTCTTGGCCCTATCGTCGATCCAGTAAGCAGTTCCGTTAAAGGAAGGAGGGCGACCAAGAGAATGATGAACGGGATTGAACGGACAATATTGACTGCGAAACCGAGTGATCGATTCACGACGCTATTTTCAAAGAATAAATTCCTGGTTGTCGTAAACAGCAATACTCCAAGTGGTAAACCTATCAGAAGGGCTACCGCAAGGGAAACGCCGACCATATAAATTGTTTCAAGAAAGGCTTTATTAAGATCAGGTAAAATATTGACGATGGAATCAAGAAATGACATGTTTTAACACCTCCACAGAATTGGAACGATTTTTTATATATTCCAATGCCGAATGAATTTCAGCGGCCTCACCGATTAACTCAATGATCAAGATGCCTAAAGGGACATCCTGAATATACTCAATTTTACCGTGCAGGATATTCCCCTTTACTGAATGGGATTGGAGAGCGTCGGAGAGAATCGATTCACCGGCGGTTTGCCCTTCGAATTGAATTTTAATAATCGTTCCTTTACTTTCTTCAATCAAATGTGAGGGAAGTTCGAAATCCAATACACTGCTGATGAATTGCTTCGTTAATTCCTGCTTTGGCTGTGAAAATATTTCATAAACGGAACCTTCTTCAATTACCCGCCCATCCTGCATGACGGCGACTCGGTGGCATAGTTCTTTGACCACTTCCATTTCATGTGTAATCAACACGATGGTGATCCCGAGCTCCCTGCTTATCTTTTTTAATAACTGTAAAATCGCTTTTGTTGTTGTTGGATCAAGGGCTGAAGTCGCTTCATCACATAACAGTACGGTGGGGTCATTTGCTAAGGCCCGGGCTATGCCGACCCGTTGCTTCTGTCCACCGCTAAGCTGTGCCGGATAGACATCTTTTTTATCACTGAGACCTACGATTTCCAGCAATTCCAATACACGTAACCTGATGGCGTCCTTCGATTGATGCGCGGCCTTTAAGGCGAAAGCGACATTTTCATAAACGGTTTTTGAACTGACCAAGGAAAAGTGTTGAAATATCATTCCGATTTTTTGACGTTGTTTACGAAGCTCTTTACTTGATAAAGAGGTTAAATCAATGCCGTCAATGATGATATTTCCAGCTGTCGGACGTTCAAGCAAATTCAAGCAGCGGAGTAATGAGCTTTTTCCAGCTCCGCTGTAGCCGACAATTCCATACACTTCGCCTTTTTGAATGGTTAAAGATACGTTATCCACTCCGATAACTCGGTTTTTCTTCGTGATGTATTCCTTTCGGACTGAACGGATTTCAATCATGATCCTTCCCCCTTAAACATGAAAAACTGCCTCTATCATTCAGAAAGAGGCAGCGAAATTATATCTCGTCTTATCTTTCAGAATGCAAACATTCTGCAGGAAGTGGCACCGTTCCCGAAGGGCGGTTGCCGGACATCACAGGGCCTGATCCCTCCGTCACTCTTGATAAGTAAATTATTATTTTAGAATATTTCAAGTTTTATAATATAATCTATAATATTTGTAAAATTCCACAATGTCAATCGTTTCTGTGATTTGGTGATAGTTTTTTTTCGATAATGTTCCGTGCGGTTCATTAAAACCATTCCTGTCAAAAGGGCTCTTAGTCAATAATCCGTCTTTTACATCCAGATATTCCATTATTTCCTTGTCAAAAGGGTAAAGAGGTAATACATTTATTATAATAAAGTGAAAAAGGGAGAAAAAACTATTTTTGTACAATGATGGGGTGAAAATGGATGATAGAGATTAAGACGGTAAATGATGTGGTTTGTGTGCACGGGACTCCTGACGGTATCAAGTCGGGGATGAGTGTCTATGTTTTTTTAACGGATGGGCTATTGATAGATACTGGCGCACAGATTTTATTGGAAGGACTTGTTTCATTCTATGAGTCCGCAGACTTCGATGCAGTTGCCCTTACGCACTATCATGAAGACCATACGGGAGGCGCTGCCTGGATAAAGGAACATAAAAAGGTTCCGATATTCATTCATCCGATGTCGGTTGATGCTTGTGCGAAGGATGCTGAATATCCTGAATATCGTAAAATGTTTTGGGGAAAAAGAGACGCCTTTAAGGCTGAGCCGCTAGGCAAGGCCATTCATTCCCGCACCCAAACGTGGGAGCCGATTTTTACCCCTGGTCATGCGAAGGACCATATGGTGTATGTGAATCACAGCACTGGCATGCTCTTTTCAGGAGACCTTTTCGTAACACCAAAAACAAAGCTTATCTTACGGGAAGAGTCTGTCCCGATCATCATCGATTCCATAAAAAAATTACTCCGATATGACTTTGGGGAAGTGTTTTGCTGCCATGCTGGACATGTGCCTGACGGAAAGGAAATGTTTCGAAAAAAACTCGATTATTTGGAAAACCTCCAAGGTGAAATTTTACGCTTACATGATCAAGGGCATACAGTCCATGAAATCCAGCAAGTCGTTTTACCGAATCGCTATCCCCTTATCGAGATATCTGAACATGAATGGGATTCAGAGCATATCATAACTTCGATATTATACGAAAATGTTTTGAATGCCAGGGAGAATGGAACTATTTGAATATTAACAATAGATATTGAAAGGACGAGCTCTGATATTAATGCTTTTAGCATAATACCAAATGCCTACGGGGGATAGAATGCGGGAATTGGAAAAGGCAAGAAGACAGCATGTTGTAATATTTAGTTTGCAATCAAACAACTTCCATCCGGGAAGTTGTTTTTTTATGGAGGGGGGTGCTTTACATAAAAAAACATTTGATAGTGGGGAATATGACGCATGAACTAAAGTTCACTTTTTTTAAGTGGAGCTCCCCAAAAAGGGAGCCCACGAGTGTTTATTTATTGATATTGGGATCTGTTTCATCATAAAAATCATGTGCTTCCTCGATGTTCTGAAGGTTAGCGACTTCATACACATTTCCGCCTGCCATTCCTTCATTGATTATTCGATCGATATCGAGGAAAACGGAATCCTTGCCATCATATTCGGTATCCTTCAAAAATGTCATTTTTTCTTTATCCAAAATAAATCCCTCCTAGCCTTTTCTTTAGTTTAGGCAAAGGAGGGATTTTTATTCCGTTCAGGGGGTTAATGAATGAAAAAGGGGAAAGGGCTCATTCATATACATGGTAGACCATTAAGTCATGGATCATGCTTTTGAGTTGGGTTTCATCTGTTTCGGAAGGTGGGTTGGCTGTCCATTCGATGGAACCATCTTTATGGTATAAGGCTTTGATTGCCTCCTTTTTGAAATAAAATGAAATTTTCCATCCTGGCAGATTCTTATGCAGTGGTGCCCACTGAAAATGGGTG
It contains:
- the ugpC gene encoding sn-glycerol-3-phosphate ABC transporter ATP-binding protein UgpC, with the protein product MAELVLDHIFKIYDKKVTAVKDFNLRVADKEFIVFVGPSGCGKSTTLRMIAGLEDISQGDLFIDGKRVNDVPPKDRDIAMVFQNYALYPHMSVYDNMAFGLKLRKTPKAEIKQRVNEAARILGLEELLNRKPKALSGGQRQRVALGRAIVRDAKVFLMDEPLSNLDAKLRVQMRAEIAKLHKRLDTTTIYVTHDQTEAMTMATRLVVMKDGIIQQVGAPKDVYEKPINVFVGGFIGSPAMNFFTGTLKEGMFKIGEQTFEIPELKMRMLRDQGYVGKEMIFGIRPEDFHNEGDCFTESPNSIFTTQIDVAELMGAEIMLYSTLEGQDFVARVDAKNIIQAGENIKLALDMNKAHFFDKGTEHRILVEEDEQMQESMKLSAN
- a CDS encoding helix-turn-helix domain-containing protein; this encodes MLENLKQKFPNAITNKMDTDEISEYVWFEDSRSILGIPRSEITAEEISLLELLFAPCINPNNPNTYQDVSWKTFLSEPNAPLPLTSWENVRFIHFKLTHADFSNSDFEDAFLAFVPSDAALVWENETSGILIETDKDGPLSNKELIAISSTLESDFYVKTRMFTGRFHPVNQDLHHHRNQEKKCFYLAQVHLPDLKVADLADIIPHSLINDLSVTNAKWYINEILGKTKQDTELIKTIKTYIECNSNATYAAKQLYIHRNSLQYRIDRFSERTGLDIRNFRHALTAYLILLLND
- a CDS encoding NAD-dependent epimerase/dehydratase family protein, whose translation is MNILILGGTRFIGRYLVKAAIEKGHDVTLFNRGSNPDVFGEIEQLRGDRDGDLEMLKERHWDAVIDTSGFIPRTVEKSCRLLNQVKHYTYISSCSVYKDPSKPGIDENGAVHILNDAKVEEITRGTAGPIYGEYYGPLKSLSEKAAEKELPGKVLSIRAGQIVGPYDYTDRLPYWLKRIAEGGEVLSPGRPGRPIQFIDARDLAQWIIQMIEKGMTGAYNAVGPDYTLTMGRLLEDCKKVTRSNAAFTWVSEKFLMDNKVEPWGEMPLWIPEEFPFPGAKEPLNGFLAFDNNKAINNGLTFRPLSETLEDIWDWEKNRPESADRKAGIHRQHESDLLRLWKQTV
- a CDS encoding iron-containing alcohol dehydrogenase family protein, with amino-acid sequence MNTLLEVRSGPAYYACKANVLETLEAKLSKANIRKVLVIHGRKSWKVAEPFFPSFENIETIFFTYDGECSDPEIERVKKSALEQGVDALIGIGGGKLLDLAKSAGNSLQKEIILIPTLASTCAAWTPLSVIYDDNGSYVRYDIHEKSAWMLFIEPGILLDSPIGFLRAGIGDTLAKWYEGNALVEKLATKSVCIELAHMAARQCQEVLLTYGEEALADLEKGKWTDSLKRVIETNIITSGLVGGFGDQYLRIAGAHSIHNGMTSITQTHHLLHGEKVAYGILVQLMLEGKFSEIKQLIPFYQVLKLPMTLFDIGLTVEHRAELQEIAAHSVKEEEGIHLLFPDINREKVTAAMENLEVLTTHASTSMD
- a CDS encoding MetQ/NlpA family ABC transporter substrate-binding protein; translation: MKKIASLLSVCALALGLAACGSDDASPKTEDKKELKIGATTGPYADMVKEAIQPGLEDLGYKIEIVEFTDYIQPNKSLGNNSIDANLFQHKVYMDNFAKENDLTLSDLIIVPTAPMGIYSNKYKSLKEIKDGTSLALPNDPVNLARALKVLVDEKLIEVDPDVDPLKISEKDVTENPKNIQFKPLESAQLPRATDSVDLSAVPGNFALAAKMDLQDALVLEKMPDMYRNVVAVNTKDVDAQFAKDIKSVVESAQFEKVIDSNFAGFGKPDWMK
- a CDS encoding methionine ABC transporter permease, which translates into the protein MSFLDSIVNILPDLNKAFLETIYMVGVSLAVALLIGLPLGVLLFTTTRNLFFENSVVNRSLGFAVNIVRSIPFIILLVALLPLTELLTGSTIGPRAASVSLSVSAIPFFARIVESALREIDKGVIEAAIAVGATPWMIIKDVLLPEAKPGIIQGLTLTTISLIGYSAMAGTIGGGGIGDLAIRYGYYRYDNTVMITTIVVLICLVQIIQMVGDKASYLVNKR
- a CDS encoding methionine ABC transporter ATP-binding protein → MIEIRSVRKEYITKKNRVIGVDNVSLTIQKGEVYGIVGYSGAGKSSLLRCLNLLERPTAGNIIIDGIDLTSLSSKELRKQRQKIGMIFQHFSLVSSKTVYENVAFALKAAHQSKDAIRLRVLELLEIVGLSDKKDVYPAQLSGGQKQRVGIARALANDPTVLLCDEATSALDPTTTKAILQLLKKISRELGITIVLITHEMEVVKELCHRVAVMQDGRVIEEGSVYEIFSQPKQELTKQFISSVLDFELPSHLIEESKGTIIKIQFEGQTAGESILSDALQSHSVKGNILHGKIEYIQDVPLGILIIELIGEAAEIHSALEYIKNRSNSVEVLKHVIS
- a CDS encoding MBL fold metallo-hydrolase gives rise to the protein MIEIKTVNDVVCVHGTPDGIKSGMSVYVFLTDGLLIDTGAQILLEGLVSFYESADFDAVALTHYHEDHTGGAAWIKEHKKVPIFIHPMSVDACAKDAEYPEYRKMFWGKRDAFKAEPLGKAIHSRTQTWEPIFTPGHAKDHMVYVNHSTGMLFSGDLFVTPKTKLILREESVPIIIDSIKKLLRYDFGEVFCCHAGHVPDGKEMFRKKLDYLENLQGEILRLHDQGHTVHEIQQVVLPNRYPLIEISEHEWDSEHIITSILYENVLNARENGTI
- a CDS encoding YheE family protein, yielding MITHFQWAPLHKNLPGWKISFYFKKEAIKALYHKDGSIEWTANPPSETDETQLKSMIHDLMVYHVYE